One window of Saprospiraceae bacterium genomic DNA carries:
- a CDS encoding aminotransferase class V-fold PLP-dependent enzyme, with the protein MTEQTKNGAINLEEYFSVFRNNIIGIDQCLETPDGHTHPIVYADWTASGRSYQLIEERIQKEIMPFVANTHTETSGTGMAMTFAYHEAHQIIKKHVNAHNTDVLISSNSGMTGVVNKFQRILGLKLHERFRSKVQLDEEERPVVFITHMEHHSNQTSWLETIADVVVIPPATDGLISLESFENCIFQYIKRPYKIAAITACSNVTGIITPFHEIAKLIHKYQGLCFVDFACSAPYVQINMHPEDPDASLDAIYFSPHKFLGGPGSSGVLVFDNKLYSNTIPDDPGGGTVDWTNPWGEHKFLENIEEREDGGTPAFLQTIKAAMCILLKEEMNVQLMLLREEELMQILWNGLSQIPNLHILASQHKHRLGIISFYIDDLHYNAGVKLLNDRFGIQARGGCSCAGTYGHYLLNVSPEISHKITDRINTGDYSTKPGWIRISIHPCMTNQEAHYLVKSIQELAANFKEWEKDYILNFTKGIIRFKDDERDSLLKGKMYSILHRRFCDLES; encoded by the coding sequence TGCTGATTGGACTGCAAGTGGACGAAGCTATCAGTTGATTGAAGAACGCATCCAAAAGGAAATTATGCCTTTTGTAGCTAATACCCATACTGAGACGAGTGGCACCGGTATGGCCATGACATTTGCCTATCATGAAGCGCATCAGATTATCAAAAAGCATGTAAATGCGCATAATACAGATGTATTAATTTCATCAAATTCCGGGATGACCGGAGTCGTCAATAAATTTCAACGAATTCTCGGATTAAAGTTACATGAACGATTTCGTTCTAAGGTGCAGTTGGATGAGGAAGAACGTCCTGTAGTATTTATCACCCACATGGAGCATCATTCAAATCAAACCAGTTGGCTTGAAACCATTGCAGATGTGGTTGTTATTCCACCAGCAACTGATGGCTTGATTTCATTAGAATCTTTTGAAAATTGCATCTTCCAATACATCAAAAGACCCTATAAAATTGCTGCAATAACTGCCTGTTCAAATGTAACCGGCATCATCACCCCTTTTCATGAAATTGCAAAATTGATTCATAAATATCAGGGGTTGTGCTTTGTTGATTTTGCCTGCTCTGCTCCTTATGTTCAAATTAATATGCACCCTGAGGATCCGGATGCCAGCTTGGATGCAATCTATTTTTCACCACATAAATTTTTAGGAGGTCCCGGAAGTTCAGGGGTGTTGGTCTTTGATAATAAATTGTATTCAAATACCATTCCGGATGATCCTGGAGGAGGCACTGTAGATTGGACCAATCCCTGGGGAGAACATAAATTTCTTGAGAATATTGAAGAGCGTGAAGATGGTGGAACCCCTGCATTTCTCCAAACGATTAAAGCGGCCATGTGCATCTTACTAAAAGAAGAAATGAATGTTCAATTGATGTTATTGCGAGAAGAAGAGTTGATGCAAATATTATGGAACGGTTTATCACAAATTCCCAATTTACACATTTTAGCATCACAACATAAACATCGGCTTGGTATCATTTCTTTTTACATTGATGATTTACATTATAATGCAGGAGTTAAATTATTAAATGACCGATTTGGAATTCAAGCTCGCGGCGGCTGTTCATGTGCCGGAACCTACGGACATTATCTGTTAAATGTTAGCCCGGAAATTTCTCATAAAATTACGGATCGAATCAATACTGGAGATTATTCCACCAAACCTGGTTGGATCCGCATATCCATCCATCCTTGCATGACGAACCAGGAAGCCCATTATTTAGTAAAATCCATTCAAGAGCTTGCTGCCAATTTTAAAGAATGGGAGAAAGATTATATTTTAAATTTCACAAAAGGAATCATACGTTTTAAAGATGATGAAAGAGACAGTTTGTTAAAAGGCAAAATGTATTCTATTTTACATCGCCGATTTTGTGATCTGGAATCGTAG
- a CDS encoding O-antigen ligase family protein — MENSRSVFYSSLILSLGTIYFAFRFELYPLLGLPLIILFIPLIIKKPDLLFFLLAFITPLSINPADVEWSHLSLALPSEPLGLILVLFFFLLFVTSDKVDASFLKHPITVLIYCFFIWWVITSFTSVHKLVSIKFIIAKLWFIIPCYFLAGVFFKDNLAIRKYLFLFVLGMFFVSLFNIVHLSSYGFEDKPSQWTMQPFFKDHTIFGAILALVIPLSIGLIKWYKGNFILQWFLRIVLLVLITGLVLTFSRAAWVSIVPALLLFLIFLFRIRMKWVLAGVAVGLYYLIVNLDPLIMEMERNKVAGSDDIVQNAESISNISSDPSNLERINRWSSAIEMWKSKPIFGFGPGTYMFEYAPYQLSGNFTSISTNFGDVGNAHSEYLGPLAESGLIGLLLFLALFVSVFIIGFRAYYHPQINKEDRFILCTVLCALLTYFVHGFLNNFLDTDKANNIFWPLIACVVVLDLKNRMSKLQATIPDHKIGDVK, encoded by the coding sequence ATGGAAAATAGTAGATCTGTATTTTACAGCAGTCTCATTCTTTCATTGGGAACCATTTATTTTGCATTTCGTTTTGAATTATATCCCTTGCTCGGATTGCCTTTAATTATTTTGTTTATCCCTTTAATAATTAAAAAACCGGATCTTCTTTTTTTTCTATTGGCTTTTATAACTCCTTTATCAATTAACCCTGCGGATGTAGAATGGTCTCATTTGAGTCTTGCATTACCCTCCGAACCTTTAGGATTAATTCTGGTACTCTTCTTTTTTCTTCTCTTTGTTACCAGCGATAAAGTGGATGCAAGTTTTCTAAAACATCCTATAACAGTTTTAATTTATTGTTTTTTTATTTGGTGGGTAATCACAAGTTTTACCAGTGTACACAAATTAGTATCCATTAAATTTATTATTGCAAAACTTTGGTTTATTATACCATGTTACTTTTTAGCGGGTGTATTCTTTAAAGACAACTTAGCTATTCGGAAATATTTGTTTCTATTTGTATTAGGGATGTTTTTTGTAAGCCTGTTTAATATTGTTCATTTGTCTTCCTATGGTTTTGAAGATAAACCTTCACAATGGACCATGCAACCATTTTTTAAAGACCACACCATATTTGGGGCTATTTTAGCATTGGTAATTCCTTTGAGTATTGGATTAATCAAATGGTATAAAGGAAATTTCATCCTTCAATGGTTCTTACGTATTGTGCTTTTAGTTTTAATTACTGGCTTGGTACTAACTTTTTCTAGAGCGGCTTGGGTTAGTATTGTGCCTGCATTATTATTGTTCTTGATTTTTTTATTTAGAATTCGAATGAAATGGGTATTGGCAGGGGTTGCTGTCGGGCTCTATTATCTGATAGTCAATTTGGATCCATTAATTATGGAAATGGAGCGTAACAAGGTAGCAGGCAGTGATGACATAGTACAAAATGCAGAATCTATTTCAAATATTAGTTCAGATCCGTCTAACCTGGAGCGAATCAACAGGTGGTCTTCAGCAATTGAAATGTGGAAAAGCAAACCCATTTTTGGCTTTGGTCCTGGAACTTATATGTTTGAATATGCCCCATACCAATTATCTGGAAATTTCACAAGTATCAGTACCAATTTTGGTGATGTAGGAAATGCACACAGTGAATATTTGGGACCTTTGGCTGAATCTGGATTGATCGGTCTGCTGTTGTTTCTGGCTTTGTTTGTGAGCGTATTCATTATAGGATTTAGAGCATATTATCATCCGCAAATAAATAAAGAAGATCGATTTATTTTATGCACAGTATTGTGTGCATTGTTAACATATTTTGTGCATGGCTTTTTAAATAATTTTCTAGACACAGACAAAGCCAATAATATTTTCTGGCCTTTAATTGCATGTGTTGTTGTTTTGGATTTAAAAAATAGGATGTCGAAATTACAAGCTACGATTCCAGATCACAAAATCGGCGATGTAAAATAG
- a CDS encoding M48 family metallopeptidase: MKKAFYYSGIKPNPIPVEVSFEPDSFKFIIQKDNQVQSVEWPINQIKPDSNYSGTKLILSHGAKPPFEYLEFDSIEILDFLQSKYPFYKWIKKDDWINKHAIGLISGGIAILVIGILGLYFLIAPKVSDGLTKTIPIKWEVELGDKIFAQFMSANKENQLKSMQLDSFFKLMNVATEYPIRMHFSEDTIVNAFAIPGGHIVVYKGLINKLNNYESLAGLLGHEFTHVDKKHSLKTILRSASSYLILAAVFGDLTGLAGIILENANSIQNLSYSRKFEQEADQYAVSILLDRKIGLTGMLDLFKVFLSIGNKGLSVPAFLSTHPVTEDRIKYIELRMATSESETIEHQELKQLFLRLKL, encoded by the coding sequence ATGAAAAAAGCTTTTTATTATTCTGGTATAAAACCAAATCCTATACCAGTTGAAGTTAGTTTCGAACCCGATTCATTTAAATTTATAATTCAAAAAGATAATCAGGTTCAATCGGTTGAATGGCCTATTAATCAAATAAAACCAGACTCTAATTATTCTGGTACTAAATTGATCCTTTCGCATGGTGCCAAACCACCTTTTGAATATTTAGAATTTGATTCAATAGAAATATTGGACTTCCTTCAAAGTAAATATCCATTTTATAAATGGATAAAAAAGGATGATTGGATCAACAAACATGCAATTGGATTAATTTCTGGGGGAATAGCCATATTGGTCATAGGAATTTTAGGACTCTATTTCTTAATTGCTCCAAAAGTTTCAGATGGGTTAACAAAAACAATTCCGATTAAATGGGAAGTTGAATTGGGCGACAAAATTTTTGCGCAGTTTATGTCTGCAAATAAAGAAAATCAGCTAAAATCAATGCAGCTGGATTCTTTTTTTAAATTAATGAATGTAGCTACAGAGTATCCTATTCGCATGCATTTTTCTGAGGATACGATTGTGAATGCATTTGCCATTCCTGGAGGTCACATTGTGGTTTATAAAGGATTGATAAATAAATTAAACAATTACGAAAGTCTTGCAGGATTGCTTGGACATGAATTCACTCATGTTGATAAGAAGCACAGTTTGAAAACGATCTTGAGATCCGCATCCTCTTATTTGATTTTGGCAGCGGTCTTTGGTGATTTAACTGGTTTAGCCGGAATCATCCTGGAAAATGCAAATTCAATTCAAAATTTGAGTTACTCTAGAAAATTTGAACAAGAAGCAGATCAGTATGCGGTTTCGATCCTATTGGATCGTAAAATAGGATTGACAGGAATGCTTGATTTGTTTAAAGTGTTTTTAAGTATAGGTAATAAAGGCTTATCGGTGCCAGCATTTTTAAGTACGCATCCAGTTACAGAGGATCGGATTAAATACATTGAATTACGTATGGCTACGAGTGAATCTGAAACGATAGAACATCAAGAACTTAAACAACTTTTTCTTAGATTGAAATTATAA
- a CDS encoding glycosyltransferase family 9 protein, whose translation MKRKILLIRFSSIGDLILITPIARCLKMQLDAEIHLITKAGFKSVLGNNPYIEKHWSFEKSILECLNDLKSESFDLVIDLHKNTRSYLLRILLRKPVYSFNKINFWKWLMCAFKINLMPDKHLVDRYFEGLQALHVKNDGKGLDYFFNKNYNFDAIIESLPPKYIVGVLGAAHYTKQIPLEKWRDLIGSVKFPVVLIGGRKEINLGRQLEMEFPDGFINHAGQFSIEQSAAIIANAFMVITPDTGMMHITAALRKPMHVFWGNTIPQFGMYPYYGTKPGIHRNHEVLNLSCRPCSKLGFPKCPMNHFNCMMQQQITSDLLDLEM comes from the coding sequence TTGAAACGGAAGATCTTGCTTATCCGCTTTAGTTCCATTGGGGACCTGATTCTAATTACACCAATAGCTCGTTGTTTAAAAATGCAATTGGATGCAGAAATCCATTTAATCACTAAAGCAGGATTTAAATCGGTATTAGGTAATAATCCTTATATCGAGAAACATTGGAGTTTTGAAAAGTCAATTTTAGAATGCCTGAATGATCTGAAATCTGAGTCCTTCGACCTGGTAATCGATCTACACAAAAATACCAGATCCTATTTATTGAGAATTTTACTTCGTAAACCAGTTTATAGTTTTAATAAAATTAATTTCTGGAAATGGCTTATGTGTGCATTTAAAATCAACTTAATGCCTGATAAACATTTAGTAGATCGTTATTTTGAAGGGTTGCAAGCACTACATGTTAAGAATGATGGCAAGGGACTTGATTATTTTTTTAACAAGAATTATAACTTTGATGCAATTATTGAGAGCTTGCCTCCAAAATATATAGTCGGCGTTTTGGGAGCTGCTCATTATACTAAGCAAATTCCTTTAGAAAAGTGGCGAGATTTAATTGGCAGCGTAAAATTTCCAGTTGTATTAATTGGTGGAAGAAAAGAAATTAATTTAGGGAGGCAATTAGAAATGGAATTTCCGGATGGATTTATAAATCATGCCGGCCAATTTTCAATAGAGCAATCAGCTGCAATCATAGCAAATGCCTTTATGGTTATTACACCGGATACTGGAATGATGCATATCACAGCAGCCTTAAGGAAACCCATGCATGTGTTTTGGGGAAATACCATTCCTCAATTTGGTATGTATCCTTATTACGGAACAAAACCAGGAATACATCGTAATCATGAAGTATTGAATTTAAGCTGTCGTCCATGTTCGAAGTTAGGTTTTCCTAAATGCCCTATGAATCACTTCAATTGCATGATGCAACAGCAGATTACATCAGACCTTTTAGATTTAGAAATGTGA
- a CDS encoding M4 family metallopeptidase: MKKFTFSTLLSLLILQVVTAQAFKKSHQFTISSGAKIENKILTKPSGFLPKLESSIVPVINPSYKSLQGHQLQTGKTAMQVIQMNEEGIPIRFITNNKRTQIQMSDAQYWAEQLPKSLSLPEYAGTAYTLRSEEKDKQGIIHIKYDQTFEGIPVFNGEYFVHIYPDQKVLAHGVVQLPDRYFEAKIDAIEAYNQAQIELKKSGIHFASDNIEQPAFIKLGLQQSRLVYWFNPATSEWHLVYELDVFPTAMTRYTVLTDAVSGKVVKYYQKHCLLSHSNNEHKHETPVNSAPPQGAEVTTAKDLLDVTRSLNVWRENSTVYLIDGSRPMFKPGSFKLDNPIGAIWTLDAKSTNPNNLKVDQIKSTTNTWAKNAVSAHYNAGIAFEYYTNTHTRNSINGIGGSIISVVNVNDESGGGLDNAFWNGQAMFYGNGAQSFMPLARGLDVAGHEMSHGVIESTANLDYEGESGAINESFADVFGVLIDRDDWKVGEDVVRLSEFPSGALRNMSDPHNGAQTNDFGRWQPRHVNEQYKGTADNGGVHINSGIPNYAFYLFVQELAKTSNEAAAKGVAEKVYYKALSQYLTRSSKFKELRPAVEQACIDLHGNNSAVHNAAKKAFDMVGIGSSGTPGGGGTNYQKDLPVNPGKEFVVCTDDNFDGVYLINRSSGAITQLSQNAVKSKPSVSDDGSEIYYVGDDSKLYGLFYNTSTKLYQEFILDSDPIYRNACISKDGSFLAVLYEQAENKIHVYQFSNQKWNTFTLSNPTTGSGVNTSNVKYADFLDFEHSGQYLMYDCLSELDNGTLNPYEYWDIGFVRVFDLVSKTVGDGHIEKLFGDIPENVSIGNPVFSKNSPYIIAFDYVEAQSSFNTYSLLGANVETGDVGEIAINRDDLGFASYSVHDDFLLYDGVNTSGDISLKYKPLAKSKIASNGNELLFVKGARYGSWFADGKRSLVKTVSLPGLTAVSVSPNPFVDHIVINLESKEALDVNAKIVNAAGEIVKNQNFSMISGSNQFVMNTDDLTSGVYFLSLTTKDGFASLSLIKSGH, from the coding sequence ATGAAAAAATTTACTTTTAGCACATTGCTAAGTTTACTCATTCTGCAAGTAGTTACGGCACAGGCTTTCAAAAAATCACATCAGTTTACAATTAGCAGCGGGGCTAAAATTGAAAATAAAATTTTGACAAAGCCATCTGGTTTTTTACCAAAACTGGAATCTTCAATAGTTCCTGTAATCAATCCATCCTACAAATCATTGCAAGGTCACCAATTGCAGACAGGTAAAACTGCAATGCAGGTAATTCAAATGAACGAGGAAGGAATTCCCATTCGTTTTATAACAAATAACAAGCGTACACAAATCCAAATGTCTGATGCACAGTATTGGGCAGAACAACTTCCTAAAAGTTTAAGTTTGCCGGAATATGCTGGAACAGCTTATACATTGCGTAGTGAAGAAAAAGATAAACAAGGCATTATTCATATTAAGTATGACCAAACCTTCGAAGGGATACCAGTTTTTAATGGCGAGTATTTCGTGCATATTTATCCTGACCAAAAAGTTTTGGCTCACGGTGTGGTTCAATTACCAGATCGTTATTTTGAAGCTAAAATAGATGCTATAGAGGCCTATAATCAAGCTCAGATTGAACTTAAAAAATCTGGAATTCATTTTGCCTCTGACAATATAGAGCAACCAGCATTTATCAAATTGGGCCTGCAACAATCCAGATTGGTATATTGGTTTAATCCAGCAACAAGCGAATGGCATTTAGTTTATGAATTGGATGTATTTCCTACTGCAATGACTCGATATACTGTATTAACAGATGCAGTTTCTGGAAAAGTTGTAAAATATTACCAAAAACATTGTTTGTTGTCGCATTCTAATAACGAACACAAACACGAAACACCAGTGAATTCAGCTCCACCACAGGGTGCTGAAGTGACCACTGCCAAAGATTTGTTGGATGTAACTCGAAGCTTGAATGTGTGGAGAGAGAATTCAACAGTCTATTTAATCGACGGGTCCAGACCAATGTTTAAACCTGGTTCCTTTAAATTGGACAACCCGATTGGTGCTATCTGGACACTAGATGCAAAAAGTACCAATCCAAACAATCTTAAAGTAGATCAAATTAAATCAACTACAAATACCTGGGCCAAAAATGCAGTTTCTGCTCATTACAATGCAGGAATCGCTTTTGAATATTATACCAATACCCATACACGAAATTCAATCAATGGAATCGGAGGATCCATTATTTCAGTTGTAAATGTTAATGATGAAAGTGGTGGAGGTTTAGATAATGCTTTTTGGAATGGACAAGCTATGTTTTATGGTAATGGAGCGCAATCTTTTATGCCTTTAGCGAGAGGATTGGATGTAGCAGGGCACGAAATGTCTCACGGTGTAATAGAAAGTACAGCCAATTTGGACTATGAAGGTGAATCAGGCGCAATCAATGAATCCTTTGCAGATGTATTTGGCGTTTTAATTGATCGGGATGATTGGAAAGTTGGTGAAGACGTGGTTCGATTAAGTGAGTTCCCATCTGGAGCATTGCGCAATATGAGTGACCCTCACAACGGAGCGCAAACAAATGACTTTGGAAGATGGCAACCCAGACATGTCAATGAACAATATAAAGGCACCGCTGATAATGGTGGCGTGCATATTAATAGCGGGATTCCAAATTATGCATTTTATTTATTTGTTCAAGAGTTGGCAAAAACATCTAATGAAGCAGCAGCAAAAGGAGTCGCTGAAAAAGTATACTATAAAGCTCTTAGTCAATATTTAACCCGTTCGTCTAAATTTAAAGAACTACGTCCTGCTGTCGAACAAGCATGCATTGATTTACATGGAAATAATTCTGCTGTGCACAATGCGGCTAAAAAAGCATTTGATATGGTAGGAATTGGTTCAAGCGGTACTCCTGGAGGAGGTGGTACTAATTATCAAAAAGATTTACCTGTTAATCCTGGTAAAGAATTCGTTGTGTGCACGGATGATAATTTTGATGGTGTTTATTTAATCAATCGGAGTTCAGGTGCAATTACACAATTAAGCCAAAATGCTGTTAAAAGCAAGCCAAGCGTTTCTGATGATGGTTCAGAAATTTACTATGTAGGAGATGATTCAAAATTGTATGGACTCTTTTATAATACAAGTACCAAACTTTATCAGGAATTTATATTGGACAGCGACCCAATTTATCGAAATGCTTGTATTTCTAAAGATGGTTCTTTTCTTGCCGTTTTATACGAACAAGCAGAAAATAAAATCCATGTTTACCAATTTTCAAATCAAAAATGGAATACATTCACACTTAGTAATCCTACAACGGGCTCTGGTGTAAATACATCCAATGTAAAGTACGCAGACTTTTTAGACTTTGAACACTCAGGGCAATACCTCATGTATGACTGCTTAAGTGAACTTGACAACGGTACCTTAAATCCATATGAATATTGGGATATTGGCTTTGTGAGAGTGTTTGATTTGGTTTCTAAAACAGTAGGGGACGGTCACATTGAAAAATTGTTTGGAGATATCCCCGAAAATGTAAGTATAGGGAATCCGGTATTTTCAAAAAATTCACCTTATATTATAGCGTTTGATTACGTTGAAGCCCAATCTTCATTCAATACGTATTCACTGTTGGGAGCGAATGTAGAGACGGGAGATGTAGGTGAGATCGCAATAAATAGAGATGATCTTGGTTTTGCAAGTTATTCTGTACATGATGATTTCTTATTATACGACGGAGTAAATACTTCAGGGGATATCTCACTAAAATACAAACCGCTAGCAAAAAGCAAAATTGCATCCAATGGCAACGAATTGCTTTTTGTAAAGGGTGCACGCTACGGCAGTTGGTTTGCCGATGGAAAAAGAAGTCTGGTAAAGACGGTTTCATTGCCTGGTTTAACAGCGGTCTCCGTTTCTCCAAATCCATTTGTCGATCACATTGTAATCAATTTAGAATCAAAAGAAGCGTTGGATGTCAATGCTAAAATAGTGAATGCTGCAGGTGAAATTGTTAAAAATCAGAATTTTAGTATGATATCTGGTTCAAATCAATTTGTTATGAACACAGATGACTTGACCTCAGGAGTTTACTTTTTGAGTTTGACTACCAAAGATGGATTCGCTAGCTTAAGCTTGATTAAATCTGGACATTGA
- a CDS encoding urocanate hydratase: protein MEMNVLKEGIPKVLPDHPGYDQTVPHAPKRNIEQTLRHDEKQLAVRNALRYFPHHFHEILAREFAEELKNYGRIYMYRFRPKYPMHARAISEYPAKSSQAAAIMLMIQNNLDPKVAKYPHELITYGGNGSVFQNWAQYKLTMFYLSQMTDFQTLVLYSGHPLGLFPSHPDAPRVVITNGMMIPNYSKKEDWNKYNALGVTQYGQMTAGSFMYIGPQGIVHGTTITLLNAARRFQANLNNLHGQLFITSGLGGMSGAQSLAAVITGACCLLAEVDPDAIKQRLEDGYIDPNNIFNSLPPLFKAAKNYNNQERGIALVYAGNIVDLWEYAVQHNIKVHLGSDQTSLHNIDDLGYCPVGYSFDEAKKLLLQDKPAFLKAVQSSLCRQVDAINTLSQRGMYFWDYGNAFLKEAGAAGAKVWKDADHIQYRYPSYVEDIMGPLCFDYGFGPFRWVCCSGTLEDLEKTDKIAEQVIIQLIDVLDGNPKLQYQDNLKWIQNAGSNLPVVGSKSRILYADARGRIAIAKAFNKAISEGVLKGAVVLGRDHHDVSGTDSPFRETSNIYDGSKFTADMAIHNVIGDSFRGATWVSIHNGGGVGWGEVINGGFGMVLDGSKTCDDKIQNMLHWDVNNGVARRAWARNEGALEAIQTAMQQEPLLQVFLPNAVKDGDLENLF from the coding sequence ATGGAAATGAATGTATTAAAAGAAGGTATTCCAAAAGTTTTGCCGGATCATCCTGGATACGATCAAACGGTACCGCATGCTCCGAAGCGGAACATCGAACAAACTTTACGACACGATGAAAAACAACTTGCAGTCAGAAATGCACTTCGCTATTTTCCCCATCATTTTCATGAAATTTTAGCCCGTGAATTTGCTGAAGAACTTAAAAATTATGGTCGTATTTACATGTATCGATTCCGTCCAAAATACCCGATGCATGCACGTGCAATCTCTGAATATCCAGCCAAATCCAGTCAGGCTGCTGCAATTATGTTGATGATACAAAATAATTTAGATCCCAAAGTTGCAAAATATCCACACGAACTTATAACCTATGGTGGCAATGGTTCTGTTTTTCAAAATTGGGCTCAATATAAATTGACCATGTTTTATTTAAGTCAAATGACTGATTTTCAAACATTGGTTTTATATTCTGGTCACCCACTTGGGTTATTTCCATCACATCCGGATGCACCTCGCGTAGTAATAACGAATGGGATGATGATTCCAAATTATAGTAAAAAAGAAGATTGGAACAAATACAATGCCTTGGGGGTAACTCAATACGGACAAATGACTGCCGGTTCATTTATGTACATTGGTCCACAAGGGATTGTACATGGAACCACGATTACTTTATTAAACGCAGCAAGACGATTTCAAGCAAATTTGAATAATTTACACGGCCAATTATTTATTACATCCGGTTTGGGAGGCATGTCCGGTGCACAATCTTTAGCTGCAGTTATAACCGGGGCGTGTTGTTTGTTGGCAGAAGTCGACCCTGATGCTATAAAACAACGATTAGAAGATGGATACATTGATCCAAATAATATTTTTAATTCATTGCCTCCGCTTTTTAAAGCAGCCAAAAATTATAATAATCAGGAAAGGGGCATTGCTTTGGTGTATGCAGGAAATATCGTCGATTTATGGGAATATGCTGTTCAACATAACATTAAGGTTCATTTAGGTTCAGATCAAACATCTTTACATAATATTGATGACCTTGGTTATTGCCCGGTTGGTTATAGTTTTGATGAAGCTAAAAAGTTATTACTTCAAGATAAACCCGCATTTTTAAAAGCAGTACAATCCAGTTTGTGCAGGCAAGTAGATGCCATCAATACCCTTAGTCAAAGAGGCATGTATTTTTGGGATTATGGGAATGCTTTTTTAAAAGAAGCGGGAGCAGCCGGAGCTAAGGTTTGGAAGGATGCCGATCACATTCAATATCGATATCCCTCTTATGTTGAAGACATCATGGGGCCCTTGTGTTTTGACTATGGCTTTGGACCTTTCAGGTGGGTATGTTGTTCTGGAACCCTAGAGGATTTGGAGAAAACCGATAAAATTGCAGAACAGGTAATTATTCAGCTTATAGACGTATTGGATGGAAATCCGAAGCTTCAATACCAGGACAATTTGAAATGGATTCAAAATGCGGGATCCAATTTACCGGTCGTTGGAAGTAAATCGAGAATACTTTATGCAGATGCCCGGGGACGGATAGCAATTGCCAAAGCGTTTAACAAAGCCATCTCAGAGGGTGTACTGAAAGGAGCGGTGGTTTTAGGAAGAGATCATCATGATGTATCTGGAACGGACTCCCCTTTTAGAGAAACATCCAATATTTACGACGGCTCCAAATTTACAGCAGACATGGCCATTCACAATGTAATTGGTGATAGTTTCAGAGGTGCTACCTGGGTTTCCATCCATAATGGAGGCGGTGTGGGTTGGGGTGAGGTGATAAATGGAGGATTTGGAATGGTCTTAGATGGGAGTAAAACTTGCGATGACAAAATCCAGAATATGTTGCACTGGGATGTTAATAATGGAGTTGCAAGACGGGCCTGGGCTAGAAATGAAGGAGCTCTTGAGGCTATCCAAACGGCCATGCAACAAGAACCCTTATTGCAAGTATTCCTTCCGAATGCAGTTAAAGACGGCGACTTAGAAAATTTATTTTAA
- a CDS encoding CBS domain-containing protein: MMNETVQEIMVRDVICVNPTDTLQKVKELLINNRIHHVPVVENDMKLVGIVTTYDLFKLAVDHKDYPTTKVGNVMTKILATIESTDKVGTAAEVFMEHLFHALPVVDNGRLVGIVTSFDVLRYEYNKEYPKRF, translated from the coding sequence ATGATGAATGAAACGGTCCAGGAAATTATGGTTCGGGACGTAATATGTGTAAATCCAACAGACACACTTCAGAAGGTCAAAGAATTACTGATCAACAACCGGATTCACCACGTACCTGTGGTTGAAAATGATATGAAGTTGGTTGGTATTGTTACTACCTATGATCTTTTTAAATTAGCTGTGGATCATAAAGATTATCCAACAACAAAAGTTGGAAATGTAATGACCAAAATACTTGCAACCATAGAATCTACTGATAAAGTAGGGACTGCGGCAGAGGTATTTATGGAGCATTTATTTCACGCATTGCCTGTTGTAGATAATGGAAGACTGGTAGGCATCGTGACTTCTTTTGATGTATTACGCTACGAATACAACAAAGAATATCCAAAGAGATTTTAA